A portion of the Ricinus communis isolate WT05 ecotype wild-type chromosome 10, ASM1957865v1, whole genome shotgun sequence genome contains these proteins:
- the LOC8283147 gene encoding protein SLE1: protein MSSDQERAELDARAKRGETVVPGGTGGKSLEAQEHLAEGRSRGGQTRREQLGTEGYKELGHKGGETRREQIGTEGYQEMGRKGGLSTIDKSGGERAAEEGIEIDESKYKARS from the exons ATGTCTTCTGATCAAGAAAGAGCTGAACTTGACGCTAGAGCTAAGCGAGGAGAGACTGTTGTTCCTGGTGGAACTGGTGGCAAGAGTCTTGAAGCTCAAGAACACCTTGCTGAAG GGCGGAGCCGCGGTGGACAGACGAGAAGGGAGCAGCTGGGAACTGAGGGCTACAAGGAGCTAGGTCACAAAGGAGGGGAAACCAGAAGGGAGCAGATTGGGACTGAAGGGTATCAGGAAATGGGACGCAAAGGTGGACTTAGCACTATTGACAAGTCCGGTGGAGAACGTGCTGCTGAGGAAGGGATCGAAATTGACGAGTCCAAGTACAAAGCCCGTAGTTAG
- the LOC8283146 gene encoding multifunctional methyltransferase subunit TRM112 homolog A has product MRLLTHNMLSSNIKGVANGFPLRIEVQKVIEKEVDFNPDFLKNMFSKIEWKALVDAARTMGYTELPDAAESSMLESEEFMRKFHHALLEVDLEEGALICPETGRKFPVNKGIPNMLLHEDEV; this is encoded by the coding sequence ATGAGACTCCTCACTCACAACATGCTGTCCTCCAATATCAAGGGAGTAGCCAACGGTTTCCCTCTTCGAATAGAAGTGCAGAAAGTAATTGAAAAGGAAGTAGATTTCAATCCCGATTTTTTGAAAAACATGTTCTCAAAAATCGAATGGAAAGCACTCGTCGACGCGGCAAGAACCATGGGATATACTGAGTTGCCGGACGCGGCGGAATCGTCGATGCTCGAGTCGGAGGAGTTTATGAGGAAGTTCCATCACGCGCTTTTAGAGGTTGATCTTGAAGAAGGGGCTTTGATTTGCCCTGAAACTGGTCGTAAGTTTCCTGTTAATAAAGGGATTCCTAATATGCTTCTTCATGAAGATGAGGTGTAG
- the LOC8283145 gene encoding ERBB-3 BINDING PROTEIN 1: MSDDEREEKELDLTSPEVVTKYKSAAEIVNKALQLVISECKPKAKIVDLCEKGDAFIREQTGNMYKNVKKKIERGVAFPTCVSVNNTVCHCSPLASDETLLEEGDVVKIDMGCHIDGFIAVVGHTHVLQAGPVTGRAADVIAAANTAAEVALRLVRPGKKNKDVTEAIQKVAAAYDCKIVEGVLSHQLKQFVIDGNKVILSVSNPETRVDDAEFEENEVYAIDIVTTTGEGKPKLLDEKHTTIYKRAVDKNYHLKMKASRFIFSEISQKFPIMPFTARALEEKRARLGLVECVNHDLLQPYPVLHEKPGDIVAHIKFTVLLMPNGSDRITSHSLQELQPTKTIDDPEIKAWLALGTKTKKKGGGKKKKAKKGDKAEESTEAEPMDATNGAETQE, from the exons ATGTCGGACGACGAAAGAGAGGAGAAGGAGTTGGATCTCACTTCTCCTGAAGTTGTTACCAAGTACAAAAGCGCTGCTGAGATCGTTAAta AGGCATTGCAGTTAGTAATTTCAGAATGCAAACCAAAGGCTAAGATTGTTGACCTTTGTGAGAAAGGAGATGCATTTATCAGAGA GCAAACTGGTAATATGTACAAGAatgtgaagaagaagattgaaaGAGGAGTTGCATTTCCTACTTGTGTTTCTGTAAACAATACTGTCTGCCATTGTTCTCCACTTGCTAGTGATGAGACTCTGTTGGAAGAAGGTGATGTTGTCAAGAT TGATATGGGATGTCATATAGATGGTTTCATTGCTGTGGTTGGACATACTCATGTTCTTCAGGCAGGACCAGTTACTGGCAGGGCAGCTGATGTTATTGCGGCTGCAAATACTGCTGCTGAAGTTGCCTTAAGGCTTGTAAGGCCAGGAAAGAAG AACAAGGATGTGACAGAAGCGATTCAGAAAGTTGCTGCTGCTTATGACTGCAAAATTGTTGAAGGTGTCCTCAGTCACCAGCTGAAGCAGTTTGTTATAGATGGGAACAAGGTTATACTGAGCGTCTCTAATCCTGAAACAAGAGTCGATGATGCTGAATTTGAGGAGAATGAAGTGTATGCCATAGATATAGTTACTACCACAGGTGAAGGCAAG CCTAAGCTGCTGGATGAAAAGCATACGACCATTTACAAGAGAGCTGTGGACAAGAATTATCACTTGAAGATGAAAGCTTCTAGATTTATCTTCAGTGAAATTAGTCAAAAGTTCCCCATCATGCCATTCACTGCCAG GGCATTGGAAGAGAAAAGAGCTAGACTTGGATTAGTGGAATGTGTGAATCATGATCTTCTACAGCCATATCCTGTGCTTCACGAGAAGCCTG GTGATATTGTTGCTCATATCAAGTTCACGGTCTTGCTAATGCCAAACGGGTCAGATAGGATCACATCTCACTCTCTGCAGGAGCTGCAACCCACCAAGACAATAGATGATCCAGAAATCAAGGCCTGGTTGGCTTTGGGTAcaaagacaaagaagaaaggcggtggaaagaagaagaaag CTAAGAAGGGTGACAAAGCTGAGGAGTCGACAGAAGCAGAACCTATGGATGCAACAAATGGGGCCGAAACCCAAGAATGA
- the LOC8283144 gene encoding ran-binding protein 1 homolog b, whose translation MASTAATSDPEHTSNKEREEEENAPDEDTGAQVAPIVKLEEVAVSTGEEDEDSILDLKAKLYRFDKEGNQWKERGVGNVKLLKHKESGKVRLVMRQSKTLKICANHLVVASLNVQEHHGNDKSCVWHAADFADGELKDELFCIRFASVENCKTFMETVQEVSETQGKKEERKEAEDAAGLLEKLSVGDSKTEEKEKEEVPVESKEAEGEKTKAEAGKDDQPASSA comes from the exons atggcaaGCACCGCGGCAACTAGCGATCCAGAGCACACCAGCaacaaagaaagagaagaggaaGAGAATGCACCTGATGAGGACACCGGTGCTCAGGTTGCTCCCATTGTGAAGCTCGAAGAAGTCGCTGTTTCTACCGGCGAAGAAGATGAGGATTCTATTCTCGATCT gaaagcaaAGCTGTACAGATTTGATAAGGAGGGGAATCAGTGGAAAGAAAGAGGAGTTGGAAATGTGAAGCTGTTGAAGCACAAAGAATCTGGCAAAGTTCGCCTTGTTATGCGTCAATCTAAGACTCTCAAGATCTGCGCTAATCATCTAG TGGTCGCTTCCTTGAATGTACAAGAGCATCATGGAAATGATAAATCATGTGTTTGGCACGCCGCTGATTTTGCTGATGGAGAATTGAAGGACGAGCTCTTTTGCATCAGATTTGCTTCTGTTGAAA ATTGCAAAACCTTCATGGAGACGGTTCAAGAAGTGTCTGAAACTcagggaaagaaagaagaaaggaaggaagCAGAAGATGCTGCTGGATTACTTGAGAAATTGAGTGTTGGGGATAGTAAAACTGAGGAGAAAGAGAAGGAAGAGGTTCCTGTTGAATCAAAAGAGGCTGAAGGTGAGAAAACAAAAGCAGAGGCAGGAAAGGATGACCAACCTGCTTCATCAGCATAG